The region GCGAAGGTTAGCAGAGTGCCACCCCCGACGGACGTAATCTGAACCAGCAACCCGACGATAAATCCCACGGGAATCAGGATGTAAACCTTCAGGCTGTTGTCGTGAAAGCTCTCGCAGTATTTGTCACATATAAAGCACTCTGTTTTAATTCTGCTGGTTTTGCTGGTATAAAGCATCAGAAGAGAGGAAACGAGAAGAACTGCTGCGAGGGTGATTGTGATCATGCCCTCATCTATCAGACCCCTGCTGAAGAATATGTGACCCGCAATAATCCCGAAAACACCCGGCAGAGCTGTGAATCTGAAAAGCCTGAAGTCGAAATTATCGCCCCTTTTATGAACAGCGGCCGAAAAGGACTTGACAGAGAAAGCGTATGCGAGATCCGTCCCCACTGCAATCTTCGGAGATATTCCAAAGAGGATCAGAAGTGGAGTCATGAGCGCCCCTCCTCCTATCCCTGTCAGCCCCACGAGCAGCCCCACCGCAAATCCCAATATCTCCAGCATTTTTGGATCACCTTTAACACCGTTAAATTTAAGTTCAGATATTAATATTTAACGAAAAAGTCAAGATTTAAAAAACATATCACCTGCTTTAAACATGCACATATGAGGAGATGATGCAGTATGGAGATTTCGATAGATATTGGAGACATTTCAAAATTTGTGGGAAAATACTCGCTCGGTAGGGACAATGGCAGTGGTTCGGCTCATTTTCTGAGGATCAAGATACCCGCCGGTCAGGTGGAGTCTGAAAAGCTGAGAAAGATAGCAGCGCTTTCGGAAAAATATGGGAGAGGATATGCAGAAGTTACTGACAGGCAGAGCATTCAGCTTCACTGGATCGAGCCGGAAAAGGCACTGGAAATCTTCGAAAACCTCTACGAAATGGGGTACTACACAGACATGTGCGGCCAGGGCTTCAGCGGTGCGTGCTTTGGAGACGTCAGAAACATCGTGTCCTGTCCGCTCAGCGGCAAGATAACTGATTTCGACGTTTCAAAACATGCCATAAAGCTGACAGAGTATTTCACGGGAAATCCGGAATTCCTCGATCTGCCGAGAAAATTCAAAATAGCCTTTACCGGATGCGGCGGAGACTGCGTTAGGCTTGGAATCAACGACCTGGGAATGTTCGGGATGGAGTATGAGGGGGAGCACGGGTTCGTTCCGTTTGTCGGAGGCAGCATTGGTGCAAGTCAGCCCGGACCGAACCTCGCAAAGAGCCTCGGAATATTCGTGCCAGAGAAAAAAGCATTCGACTTCGTGAAGACCGTGGTTGAGATACACAGGGACAATTCAAGCAGGGAGAGCAAGGTCAAGGCGAGATTCAAAAACCTCGTGAACCAGTGGGGCATCGAGAGGCTGAGGGATGAGATCGAGAGCATAACGGGTGAATTCGAGAGAGTGGAGATGTTCACACCCGCACCTTCCGACCATAACGGGTCGGGAGAGCAGGTCAATGGTCTTTACTACTACACGCTGCCCCTTGTTGGGGGCGTTCTCGATGCCGAGAAGCTCGTCTTCATTGCAGACATGGCAGACAAACACGGGGATGGCGAGGTTAGGCTAACACCGGAACAGAACGTAACCTTCGTCGATGTTAAGGATGTTGAAAAGCTGAAAGAAGACCTTTCAAGGGTTTTTGATGTTAAGGAAGGTGCCATGTACTATTCCTCAATCGGATGTGCATCCAACTTCTGCGGCAGAACGAATGAGCCGCACGCAAAGGATGTTCTCAAAAAGCTGATGGAGATATGCGAGAGGAAGGGAATTAAAGACGTCAGAATACACGTTTCCGGATGCAGAAATGCATGTGGATGCCACCATGTTGGCGAAATCGGACTTGTTGGGAGGCTGGTCAAGACGGATGAGGGTATCGTCCAGGGTTACGACCTTCTCTACGGCGGAGATTTCGCCGGGCTGAAAATGGCGAAGGTTCATGCTGAAGGACTGTATGGAGATAAGCTGTTCGAGGAATTTGAAAAACTGCTGGAGGGGATAAAAAATGGAACTGAAACTGAAACAGATTGAAGACGGAGTTTTTGAGCTTGACGTCAGGGGCAATGCATGCCCGTTCCCGCAGATATACACGGAGCTTGCCCTGAAAAAAATCGGAGATGCGAGGCTTGAGGTCATCACGGACAATCCTCCATCGGCCAGAGATTTACCAATCGTTCTCAAAAAAAGAGGATACCAGGTGGAATCCGAAAAAGAGGGTGATCACTGGAGGATAAAGATATGGAAATAATCAACACTGAACTCGCGATAATAGGCGGTGGAACAGCGGGCTGCATGGCAAGTTATGAGGCAAATAAGAAAGGAATTGAAAATCTCATAATAGAAAAGGCCAGCATAAGGAGGAGCGGGTGTCTCGCCCCGGGTGTCAATGCGATATATTCCTACCTCCACGAGGGTGAAAAACCGGAGGATTATTACGAGTTCGTGAAACATCAGGGAATGGGTCTTGCGAGGAGAGACCTTGCCCTGACCCTCATTAAAGAGACCCCCTACGCCGTCGAGATTCTGGAAAAATACGGTCTTCCCGTTCTCCATGAAAGGCAGGGAAGATTCGGGATGAGAATTTACGGAGAGCATATAAAGCCAATTCTCGCAGATATAGCGAGGGACAGCACGGAAAACATAATTGAAAGAGCATATCCATTCGAGCTTGCCGTTGAGAATGGCGAGGTTGCGGGAGTTTATGTTTACGATTTCAAAAACGACGAGACATTTTTCGTGAGAGCAAAATCTGTGCTGATCGCAACCGGAGGGGCGAGCGGGCTGTACATGAATTACACTGTTCCATGGTATCCCCCGTCAAACGCCGGAACGGGATACTCCCTGGCAATAAGGGCCGGGGCAGAGATAGAGGGTTTCGAGTTCAGATTCATTCCACCGAGAATAAAGGACGTGAACAGCCCAATAGGTGTTACCGCCGTTGGCTTCAAGGCACCTCTCAGAAATTCAGAAGGACAGGAGTTCATGAAGGAGAAGTTTGCGGAGTACGGCGGTGAGGGGTCGCCAATAGCTCTGAGAGCCTTAGGGCCGATAAGAGAGTACGCTGAGGGCAGGTTTCCTGTATACATAGACACCTCAGAGATAACGGACGAGCAGAAGGAAAGGCTTCTCAGGCTGTACCTCAACGCCTGGCCCCTGTTCTACCTGTTCATAAACGCCAGGGGTATAGACCTTAAGGAGAAACTCCTCGAGGTCATGCCATGCGAGCCATACATCTCAGGCTCACACACGGTTGCAGGGATATGGGTTAACGAGGACAGGATGACATCGATCAAATACCTGCTCGCTGCCGGAGATGCTGCCGGCGGGGTTCCCCTGAAACACGTTGGAGGGGCTCTGGCTGAGGGGATAATAGCCGCGAGAACTGCATCCAGAACGAAAAGAGCAAACGACCTCAAACCGGAGGAGAGAATTCCTGAATTTGGAGATTACAGCTGGAAGGATGCGGAGGAGAGGATGAAGTTCGTTCTGGAGCATTATGCGGGAGGTCTTTCCCGATATTACATATACAACGAACAGTCAGCAAGAATCGCTCTCGCAGAGGTGAACAAACTTCTGACGCTGAAGCTCGGAGGAGACAGGCTCAGATGCTTGGAAACCCGCGACAGGCTTGTGACGGCAAAGACAATGCTCCACCACATGATCGAAAGAAGAGAGACGAGAATGCCGCCGTTCCAGATGAGGAGCGATTATCCCGAATGGAGTAACTCGAACTACCTTCTCGTATCCAGACTCGAGAATGGAGAGATCGCTTACAGGAGGGATTACACATGATTGTCTTCGATCTCGAAAAATGCATAAAATGCAGAAAGTGTGAAAGGATCTGTCCCACACTCACCATTGGCTTTGATGAATTCCCCCGCCTCGCATATCCGGAAAAGTGCTGGCACTGCTGTGCGTGCATAAAGGAGTGTCCGGCCGAGGCGATCAGGCTCAGACTTCCCCCTCACATAGGCGATCAGCGCTACGAGATGCTTGTTAAAGATGAGGGCAAAAGCATGATATTCCAGATCCTGTTTGAAGGAAGGAAAATCGATGAGATGAAAATCCAGGTGAGAAAATGATTGAACCGCATGGAGGCAGGCTCGTAAAGAGGATTGCCGATGAAAGGCTCAGAGAGGAGGCAAGGGAGCTGGACAGCATAAGCATAGACAGAGAACGTGCCCTGGATGTTGAAAACATAGGTTATGGCATATACAGCCCTCTTGAAGGGTTTCTATGCTCAAACGATTTCGAATCGGTTTTGTGGGAGGGCAGGCTCGAAAACGGGCTTTCCTGGACGATACCAATAGTGCTTGATGCCGATGTCAGGGAAGGGGAGAGCTACGCTCTGAAGTTCGGAGACACGATTGTCGGTGTCATAGAGGTCGAGGACGTTTACAGCTACGACAAGGAAGAATACGCAAGGCAGGTCTTCAAAACAACCGATGCCGAACATCCTGGCGTGAGGAGGGTTAAATCATTCGGTGACAGGCTCGCAGGGGGAAAGGTCTGGTTCATCGAAACTGCAGATAACAGATTCAGCGAGTATTTCTTCCCGCCCGAAGTTACGAGAGAGATTTTCAGAAAATGGGACTATGTGGTTGCGTTCCAGACGAGAAATGCACCCCACATAGGCCACGAGTACGTGCAGAAGACTGCAGTAATGGCTGTTGAGGCATACACCGGTAAAGAGGCAGGACTGTTCATAAATCCGGTTATCGGGAAGAAGAAACCCGGAGACTTCAGAGATGAGGTCATCATCGAAGCATACAGAACCCTCATCGACAGCTATTACAGAAAGGACAAAACCTTCCTTGGAATCTGGAAAACGGAGATGAGGTATGCCGGGCCAAGGGAGGCTGTGCTGCATGCCATCGTCAGGCAGAACTTCGGATGCACCCACTTCATTGTGGGAAGGGACCATGCAGGTGTGGGCAGCTACTACAAACCATACGAGGCTCATGAGAAGCTGATGGAGCATGACGACCTGAAGATAAAGCCGCTCTTCTTCAAGGAGTTTCACTGCTGTGACAGGTGCGGAATTATCAGCAAGAGTGTCTGTCCGCATGAAGCGAGCAATTTTTCGGGGACGTACGTCAGAAACTGCCTGCTGAACAACCACAGGTGCGAGTACATCAGGGACGAGGTGCTGGACACTGTGAGAAAATTTGATAATCCCTTCGTGGTTGATGAATCAACCTGAGGTGAGTTGATGATCAGCATAATCGTTCACAGCGGTGAGTGGGACCGAATATACCATGCGTTCAGCATGGCATCGACCTATTCAGCTTTGGGAGAGAAAGTTTCCATTTTTCTCACGTACTGGGCAATCGACACGGTTGTCAGAGACACTGCAGAGACCGGCGATGAGAGAAAGGACGATATCATAAAAAAGGCGATGGATTCCGGTAAAATGAAATCACTTGGAGAGATGATCGAGCTTGGAAAGCAGTTCGGGAATGTGGAAATCGTAGTCTGCAGCGGAAGCCTGGACATTCTCGGATACAGCGAGAATGATCTGCCCGAGTGGGTTGACAGAGTTGGGGGGCTTGCGGAGCAGCTTATGACCGGTGAGAAAGTCATCTTCATCTGAAATTACAAATGTTAATTTTAACACCGTCGAAAATTATTTATATTCATGGGGCTATGCTGACTCCATGAAGGTTACAGGACTGAGGTGCAGGATTTGCGGTAAAGAGTTTCCTCCGGAAGCGCTTTACACTTGTGATAACTGTTTCGGCCCGCTCGAGGTAAAATACGACTGGGAGTGGATAAAGAACAGGGTCAGCAGGGAAAAAATCGAGAAGGGTCCAAAATCCCTCTGGAGGTACAAGGACTTCCTTCCGGTTGATGGCGAACCTGTTGACCTCGGTGCGGGATTCACCAGGTTCATCAGGGCGAGTAACTTGGGTGAGGAGCTCGGCCTCAAAAACCTGTTTCTGATAGACGATTCCACGAACCCGACGTACTCGTTCAAGGACAGGGTCGTGAGCGTTGCGGTTACGAAGGCCAAGGAGTTCGGAATGAAGGCCGTCGGATGTGCCTCGACGGGAAACCTTGCGGGCAGCATTGCCGCGCATGCCGCAAAGGCCAGACTGCCGGCATACATTTTCGTCCCGAGGGGTATAGAGAAGAACAAGATAATCCAGGCGCTCGTGCATGGGGCAAACGTGATAGAGGTGGACGGCACTTACGATGACGCGAACAGAATCGCAACTGAGGTTGCTGAGGAGCATCCGGACTGGGGGTTCGTGAACATAAACCTGAGGCCGTTCTATGCAGAGGGCAGCAAGACCCTTGCTTACGAAGCTGCTGAAAGGCTCGGATGGACACTTCCGGATCAGGTTGTTGTCCCGATGGCGTCGGGAGCGTTGCTGTGCGCAATATACAGGGGATTCAGAGACCTTGAGAGGGTTGGGCTGGTCGATGAGAAGGATGTGGTGTTCAACGGCTCCCAGCCCCACGGACTGCCAATATCCAGAGCCGTGAAGCTTGGAACCAGGGTTGAACCGGTGAGGAAGATGGACACGATCGTCCACAGCCTTGCAATAGGCAACCCGGCTGACGGCATATTCGCCAAGGAAATCATCGAAAAAACGGGCGGGTATGCCGAAGATCCGGTGGACAGGGAGGCCATCGAGGGCATCAAACTGCTCGCAAAAACGGAGGGCATTTTCACCGAGCTTGCGGGCGGCGTTACGGTTGCGGGGTTGAAGAAGCTTGTTGAGGAAGGCAGAATAGACAGGAGCGATGTTGTTGTTGCTTACCTGACAGGAAACGGTCTCAAGACCGGAGAGGCCATAGTGGATTATCTCGACGATACGCTCAAGATAAGACCGAGACTTGAAGATTTCGAGGAGGTGATAGCATGATCAGGGTGAAGTTCCCAACCGTTTTCGTGCAGATAACCGGTAAGAGGAGAATCGAGGTGGATGGTGTTACCACAGTATCCCAGCTTCTCGAAAAGCTCTTCGAGGATTATCCCCAGCTGAAAGAAAGACTCATAAAGGATGGAGACCTAAGTCCATTCATAAACATATTCGTGAACGGAGAAGATATCAGGTTCCTGAACGGTCTGGATACGGAAATCAAGGGCGGCGACGAGGTCGCATTCATACCCGCAATATCAGGAGGTTGAAAATGAACGAGGAGCAGATTAAGAGATATGCAAGACAGATAATAATGCCCGAAATAGGAGTTAAGGGCCAGAGGAAGCTGCTGGAGTCAAAGGTACTGGTGGTTGGGGCCGGTGGACTCGGAAGCCCGGCAATCCAGTATCTTGCCGGGGCTGGCGTCGGCCACCTCGGCATTGTGGACGGTGATGCTGTAGACATATCCAACCTGCAGAGACAGACAATCCACGCAGGAAACCTTGGCAAGAACAAGGCAGAGAGTGCAAAAGATTTCGTCGAAAGGCTCAACCCCGATGTAGAGGTTACGGTGTACCCATTCCACCTTGACCCCGAGAATGCGAGGGAGATAGTCAGAAACTACGATGTCGTGCTGGACTGCACGGACAACTTCGTGGCGAGGTTTCTGATAAACGACGCATGCGTCATAGAAGGAGTACCATTCGTCCACGCAGCCGTGCTGAGGTTCGAGGGAGAGATAATGACGATCGTTCCGGGAGAGACTGCATGCTACAGGTGCGTTTTCAGGCACGCACCCCCTCCGGGAAGCGTTCCAACCTGTCAGGAGGCAGGAGTTATTGGAGCCACGGTCGGCGTTCTCGGGACTCTGCAATCAGTAGAGGCGATCAAACTCCTGACCGGCATCGGAGAACCTCTCAAGAACAGAATGCTCATCGTCGACCTGCTTACCATGGAGTTCACTGAACTCAAGCTGAAGAAGGATCCGGAGTGTCCGGTATGCAGCGGAAAGGTTAAGGACATAATTCCGGAAAAGTACGCGGAGAGCTGTCAGCTATGAAAAAGCTCGATCTGAGAGGAGAGGTCTGCCCATTCACGTTCGTCAAAACCAAGGTGGCACTCGAGGACATGGAGAGCGGGGAGACTCTGGAAGTGATATTCGATCACGAACCAGCAATCAGAGACGTGCCCAGAAGCGTCCAGGCAGAGGGACACGAGGTGCTTTCAATCGAGAAGATTGGCGAGGACGAGTGGAAGATCGTGATAAGGAAAAAGTAGGTTGCTGAATCGAGAATTTTAACATTATGTTTTTTTATACAATAGCAAATCGGAAATCGCGCCAAGCAGGCAGTGGGATTTTCCACTCCCAGTTGAAGGTTATTGGCCAGGGTATTTCCCCAGCCACTCATTATATACCTCAAGGTTCTATTCTGTAACCAATCAGCATTTGGCTGAGACTCAACAGCAGTCTCAACACCCAAATCCGAATAGATAGCTGGAGATTTATCCCGATGTTCTTTTTTAAACCCCATAAACAGAAATCATCTCAATGGTATTTTTATCGACCTGTGAAGACTACATTTCATTGACTTTTCACACATAAAACAGCAACAGAGTGGCGGAAAAGAAAACCCACTACATCATACCAGCACGGTAAACAAAATGTTTATTTGGGTTCTAACAGAAAATTATTACAATGATTGAGGCTCGTTATCGAAAAGCCATCGATGAATTCGTAAGAAGGGCCATAGAAGAATACGGCGATATGGTGGAAAGTATCATCCTCTTTGGTTCTGTTGCGAGAGGAGAGGCTAAAGAGGATTCAGATATAGATATACTGGTTGTCTGGAACGGGAAGAAAGCTGAGGGCTGGAGAGCTATGACCAGACTCGCCTTTGACGTGTTGCTTGATACCGGGGAGCACATATCTGTAAAAATCCTCGGTTCGGAGGATGTACAGCAAAAAACGCCATTTA is a window of Geoglobus acetivorans DNA encoding:
- a CDS encoding TSUP family transporter, producing MLEILGFAVGLLVGLTGIGGGALMTPLLILFGISPKIAVGTDLAYAFSVKSFSAAVHKRGDNFDFRLFRFTALPGVFGIIAGHIFFSRGLIDEGMITITLAAVLLVSSLLMLYTSKTSRIKTECFICDKYCESFHDNSLKVYILIPVGFIVGLLVQITSVGGGTLLTFAVLNLTNLKPNRVVGTDLATSTLFSAVALISHGSLGNVDLGLATQLIPAGLVGSLIGYYLSKRCSPGFLRMAITASIGFASLVIIASKI
- a CDS encoding nitrite/sulfite reductase; protein product: MEISIDIGDISKFVGKYSLGRDNGSGSAHFLRIKIPAGQVESEKLRKIAALSEKYGRGYAEVTDRQSIQLHWIEPEKALEIFENLYEMGYYTDMCGQGFSGACFGDVRNIVSCPLSGKITDFDVSKHAIKLTEYFTGNPEFLDLPRKFKIAFTGCGGDCVRLGINDLGMFGMEYEGEHGFVPFVGGSIGASQPGPNLAKSLGIFVPEKKAFDFVKTVVEIHRDNSSRESKVKARFKNLVNQWGIERLRDEIESITGEFERVEMFTPAPSDHNGSGEQVNGLYYYTLPLVGGVLDAEKLVFIADMADKHGDGEVRLTPEQNVTFVDVKDVEKLKEDLSRVFDVKEGAMYYSSIGCASNFCGRTNEPHAKDVLKKLMEICERKGIKDVRIHVSGCRNACGCHHVGEIGLVGRLVKTDEGIVQGYDLLYGGDFAGLKMAKVHAEGLYGDKLFEEFEKLLEGIKNGTETETD
- a CDS encoding sulfurtransferase TusA family protein, which gives rise to MELKLKQIEDGVFELDVRGNACPFPQIYTELALKKIGDARLEVITDNPPSARDLPIVLKKRGYQVESEKEGDHWRIKIWK
- a CDS encoding FAD-binding protein; the protein is MEIINTELAIIGGGTAGCMASYEANKKGIENLIIEKASIRRSGCLAPGVNAIYSYLHEGEKPEDYYEFVKHQGMGLARRDLALTLIKETPYAVEILEKYGLPVLHERQGRFGMRIYGEHIKPILADIARDSTENIIERAYPFELAVENGEVAGVYVYDFKNDETFFVRAKSVLIATGGASGLYMNYTVPWYPPSNAGTGYSLAIRAGAEIEGFEFRFIPPRIKDVNSPIGVTAVGFKAPLRNSEGQEFMKEKFAEYGGEGSPIALRALGPIREYAEGRFPVYIDTSEITDEQKERLLRLYLNAWPLFYLFINARGIDLKEKLLEVMPCEPYISGSHTVAGIWVNEDRMTSIKYLLAAGDAAGGVPLKHVGGALAEGIIAARTASRTKRANDLKPEERIPEFGDYSWKDAEERMKFVLEHYAGGLSRYYIYNEQSARIALAEVNKLLTLKLGGDRLRCLETRDRLVTAKTMLHHMIERRETRMPPFQMRSDYPEWSNSNYLLVSRLENGEIAYRRDYT
- a CDS encoding 4Fe-4S binding protein, which translates into the protein MIVFDLEKCIKCRKCERICPTLTIGFDEFPRLAYPEKCWHCCACIKECPAEAIRLRLPPHIGDQRYEMLVKDEGKSMIFQILFEGRKIDEMKIQVRK
- a CDS encoding sulfate adenylyltransferase; this translates as MIEPHGGRLVKRIADERLREEARELDSISIDRERALDVENIGYGIYSPLEGFLCSNDFESVLWEGRLENGLSWTIPIVLDADVREGESYALKFGDTIVGVIEVEDVYSYDKEEYARQVFKTTDAEHPGVRRVKSFGDRLAGGKVWFIETADNRFSEYFFPPEVTREIFRKWDYVVAFQTRNAPHIGHEYVQKTAVMAVEAYTGKEAGLFINPVIGKKKPGDFRDEVIIEAYRTLIDSYYRKDKTFLGIWKTEMRYAGPREAVLHAIVRQNFGCTHFIVGRDHAGVGSYYKPYEAHEKLMEHDDLKIKPLFFKEFHCCDRCGIISKSVCPHEASNFSGTYVRNCLLNNHRCEYIRDEVLDTVRKFDNPFVVDEST
- a CDS encoding DsrE family protein, whose product is MISIIVHSGEWDRIYHAFSMASTYSALGEKVSIFLTYWAIDTVVRDTAETGDERKDDIIKKAMDSGKMKSLGEMIELGKQFGNVEIVVCSGSLDILGYSENDLPEWVDRVGGLAEQLMTGEKVIFI
- the thrC gene encoding threonine synthase, which translates into the protein MKVTGLRCRICGKEFPPEALYTCDNCFGPLEVKYDWEWIKNRVSREKIEKGPKSLWRYKDFLPVDGEPVDLGAGFTRFIRASNLGEELGLKNLFLIDDSTNPTYSFKDRVVSVAVTKAKEFGMKAVGCASTGNLAGSIAAHAAKARLPAYIFVPRGIEKNKIIQALVHGANVIEVDGTYDDANRIATEVAEEHPDWGFVNINLRPFYAEGSKTLAYEAAERLGWTLPDQVVVPMASGALLCAIYRGFRDLERVGLVDEKDVVFNGSQPHGLPISRAVKLGTRVEPVRKMDTIVHSLAIGNPADGIFAKEIIEKTGGYAEDPVDREAIEGIKLLAKTEGIFTELAGGVTVAGLKKLVEEGRIDRSDVVVAYLTGNGLKTGEAIVDYLDDTLKIRPRLEDFEEVIA
- a CDS encoding ubiquitin-like small modifier protein 1, encoding MIRVKFPTVFVQITGKRRIEVDGVTTVSQLLEKLFEDYPQLKERLIKDGDLSPFINIFVNGEDIRFLNGLDTEIKGGDEVAFIPAISGG
- a CDS encoding molybdopterin-synthase adenylyltransferase MoeB, with the protein product MNEEQIKRYARQIIMPEIGVKGQRKLLESKVLVVGAGGLGSPAIQYLAGAGVGHLGIVDGDAVDISNLQRQTIHAGNLGKNKAESAKDFVERLNPDVEVTVYPFHLDPENAREIVRNYDVVLDCTDNFVARFLINDACVIEGVPFVHAAVLRFEGEIMTIVPGETACYRCVFRHAPPPGSVPTCQEAGVIGATVGVLGTLQSVEAIKLLTGIGEPLKNRMLIVDLLTMEFTELKLKKDPECPVCSGKVKDIIPEKYAESCQL
- a CDS encoding sulfurtransferase TusA family protein, encoding MKKLDLRGEVCPFTFVKTKVALEDMESGETLEVIFDHEPAIRDVPRSVQAEGHEVLSIEKIGEDEWKIVIRKK
- a CDS encoding nucleotidyltransferase domain-containing protein, which gives rise to MIEARYRKAIDEFVRRAIEEYGDMVESIILFGSVARGEAKEDSDIDILVVWNGKKAEGWRAMTRLAFDVLLDTGEHISVKILGSEDVQQKTPFIRNVMREGIKIA